In the genome of Artemia franciscana chromosome 20, ASM3288406v1, whole genome shotgun sequence, the window CAAGATTTCACAAATCAAAGCCAGGAGTAATGAAAGTAATTTGATAGTCGAGCATTTGAAATAAGGTGTTAGCCCTTAAAAGGGCTGTTTGGGAGGGTCCGACTGATTGAGCACTAATAGTCGGGGGAAACACCCTTATTTGGAGCTTGTGTATTTTGTTACAGCTTTAGTGCCTTCAAAAACAGCGTGCTTGGCAAGTTTTCCGGGTAGTAGCAGCCTCAGAGCAGTTTGGACCTCTCTGCTAGTGATGGTGGACATCTTGTTGTAGAGAGCTAGACGAGAGTCTTCCGCAGCAATTCTTTCAAAGATGTCATTGACAAAGCTATTCATGATGCTAATTCCCTTACTAGAAACACCAGTGTCGGGATGCACTTGCTTGAGAACTTTGTAACTGTAAATGGCGTAGCTTTCCATcctctttcttttccttttcttatcagttttacgaatatttttctGCACCTTACCAGCTTTCTTTGCTGCTTTTCCTGAAGTTTTTGGAGCCATGGTTAAAACATGCCTTAAAGAAATCCAATTGTCAAATGAATagcgttttcaaaatttgaccCGTTTATATACCAACTACAGTTCGCGCACAATTCATTTGTCAGAGGAGCTCAGTTCGCTGGCcggaatataaattatttgcgATTTCAAGAATAgtcatcattttcaatttgttcgtGATCAAGAAGAGTCCAAGTGAATTCTGTAACCTAAAAACCCCGTCAGGAAGAGGAAAAGGTGGAAAAGTGAATGGAAACGCAAAGTCCCGTTCAAACAGGACAGGTCTCCAATTCCCAGTCGGAAGGATCCACCGTCTTCTGAGAAAGGGCAAATATGCAGAGCGAGTTGGTGCAGGAGCACCCGTTTACCTTGCAGTGGTGATGGAGTATTGATGAGCTTGCCGGTAATGC includes:
- the LOC136040321 gene encoding histone H2B-like, with the protein product MAPKTSGKAAKKAGKVQKNIRKTDKKRKRKRMESYAIYSYKVLKQVHPDTGVSSKGISIMNSFVNDIFERIAAEDSRLALYNKMSTITSREVQTALRLLLPGKLAKHAVFEGTKAVTKYTSSK